The Anguilla anguilla isolate fAngAng1 chromosome 19, fAngAng1.pri, whole genome shotgun sequence genome has a segment encoding these proteins:
- the bhlhe41 gene encoding class E basic helix-loop-helix protein 41 isoform X1 translates to MDERISRLQERQLLDHADFLGVEYSSLYMCKSKRAMKREESKRVCFFHQQEAYKLPHRLIEKKRRDRINECIGQLKDLLPEHLKLTTLGHLEKAVVLELTLKHLNTLTAVTEQQHQKIVALQSGDRSMKAAIQTDLDAFHSGFQTCAKEVMQYLSRFENWTARDQRCTRLINHLHKVSAQFLPSAPLLSHQPSEGKSAATAQEPDGQKAESQANCVPVIQRTHNGELNENDTDTDSGYGGEAEKYDGKFDKEYKSQGPKSVKIKQEFGDDHPAKKTKIDSTGIGMGSPDLTNRPDVALLNSLMGLGGVSVGQQAPFCMPFYFINPSAAASYMPLFDKSNLEKYFYPGTAAVANPFPLLYPGLPAQAAAAAAFPGLSSALSLDKRCVSAPLSQNSESAPPDFDSSNESCSPAANEDSLDDENPDESPETENGST, encoded by the exons ATGGATGAAAGAATATCACGTCTGCAAGAGAGGCAATTGCTGGACCACGCGGATTTTCTTGg GGTCGAATATTCATCGCTCTACATGTGCAAATCAAAAAGAGCcatgaagagagaggagagcaag cgtgtttgtttttttcatcaacAGGAAGCTTACAAGTTACCTCACAGATTAATAGAGAAGAAGAGGCGAGACAGGATTAACGAATGCATCGGACAGTTGAAAGATCTGTTGCCCGAACATCTGAAATTGACG ACGTTGGGGCATTTGGAGAAAGCTGTTGTTCTCGAGTTAACTTTGAAGCATTTAAACACCCTGACCGCTGTCACGGAGCAACAGCACCAGAAGATCGTTGCATTGCAGAGCG GAGACCGATCGATGAAAGCCGCCATTCAGACTGATTTAGATGCTTTCCATTCTGGCTTTCAAACCTGTGCAAAGGAAGTAATGCAGTACCTCAGCAGGTTCGAGAACTGGACTGCGAGGGACCAGAGATGCACGCGGCTCATTAATCATTTGCACAAAGTTTCCGCGCAGTTTTTGCCCAGCGCGCCGCTTCTGTCGCACCAGCCATCTGAGGGCAAAAGCGCCGCCACAGCACAAGAGCCCGACGGCCAAAAAGCGGAAAGCCAAGCCAACTGCGTACCAGTCATTCAGAGGACACACAACGGAGAGCTTAACGAGAACGACACCGACACCGACAGTGGATACGGCGGCGAAGCGGAGAAATACGACGGGAAATTTGACAAAGAATATAAATCGCAAGGACCCAAATCGGTCAAAATCAAGCAGGAATTTGGGGACGACCATCCTgcgaaaaaaaccaaaatagaCTCGACAGGTATTGGGATGGGAAGCCCGGATCTGACAAACAGACCGGACGTGGCTCTGCTGAACTCGCTGATGGGACTAGGAGGTGTTTCTGTCGGACAGCAAGCGCCCTTCTGCATGCCATTCTATTTCATTAACCCCTCCGCCGCAGCCTCCTATATGCCGCTGTTCGACAAATCCAATTTAGAGAAGTATTTCTACCCAGGTACCGCAGCAGTGGCCAACCCGTTCCCCTTGCTTTACCCCGGACTCCCCGCGCAAGCAGCCGCGGCTGCAGCATTTCCCGGCTTGTCATCCGCGCTGTCGCTGGATAAACGGTGCGTGTCGGCTCCCCTCTCTCAGAATAGCGAGTCAGCACCTCCAGACTTTGACTCCTCGAACGAATCGTGCTCACCTGCGGCAAACGAGGACAGTTTGGATGACGAAAACCCAGACGAGTCCCCAGAGACGGAAAACGGATCGACATAA
- the bhlhe41 gene encoding class E basic helix-loop-helix protein 41 isoform X2, whose protein sequence is MDERISRLQERQLLDHADFLGVEYSSLYMCKSKRAMKREESKEAYKLPHRLIEKKRRDRINECIGQLKDLLPEHLKLTTLGHLEKAVVLELTLKHLNTLTAVTEQQHQKIVALQSGDRSMKAAIQTDLDAFHSGFQTCAKEVMQYLSRFENWTARDQRCTRLINHLHKVSAQFLPSAPLLSHQPSEGKSAATAQEPDGQKAESQANCVPVIQRTHNGELNENDTDTDSGYGGEAEKYDGKFDKEYKSQGPKSVKIKQEFGDDHPAKKTKIDSTGIGMGSPDLTNRPDVALLNSLMGLGGVSVGQQAPFCMPFYFINPSAAASYMPLFDKSNLEKYFYPGTAAVANPFPLLYPGLPAQAAAAAAFPGLSSALSLDKRCVSAPLSQNSESAPPDFDSSNESCSPAANEDSLDDENPDESPETENGST, encoded by the exons ATGGATGAAAGAATATCACGTCTGCAAGAGAGGCAATTGCTGGACCACGCGGATTTTCTTGg GGTCGAATATTCATCGCTCTACATGTGCAAATCAAAAAGAGCcatgaagagagaggagagcaag GAAGCTTACAAGTTACCTCACAGATTAATAGAGAAGAAGAGGCGAGACAGGATTAACGAATGCATCGGACAGTTGAAAGATCTGTTGCCCGAACATCTGAAATTGACG ACGTTGGGGCATTTGGAGAAAGCTGTTGTTCTCGAGTTAACTTTGAAGCATTTAAACACCCTGACCGCTGTCACGGAGCAACAGCACCAGAAGATCGTTGCATTGCAGAGCG GAGACCGATCGATGAAAGCCGCCATTCAGACTGATTTAGATGCTTTCCATTCTGGCTTTCAAACCTGTGCAAAGGAAGTAATGCAGTACCTCAGCAGGTTCGAGAACTGGACTGCGAGGGACCAGAGATGCACGCGGCTCATTAATCATTTGCACAAAGTTTCCGCGCAGTTTTTGCCCAGCGCGCCGCTTCTGTCGCACCAGCCATCTGAGGGCAAAAGCGCCGCCACAGCACAAGAGCCCGACGGCCAAAAAGCGGAAAGCCAAGCCAACTGCGTACCAGTCATTCAGAGGACACACAACGGAGAGCTTAACGAGAACGACACCGACACCGACAGTGGATACGGCGGCGAAGCGGAGAAATACGACGGGAAATTTGACAAAGAATATAAATCGCAAGGACCCAAATCGGTCAAAATCAAGCAGGAATTTGGGGACGACCATCCTgcgaaaaaaaccaaaatagaCTCGACAGGTATTGGGATGGGAAGCCCGGATCTGACAAACAGACCGGACGTGGCTCTGCTGAACTCGCTGATGGGACTAGGAGGTGTTTCTGTCGGACAGCAAGCGCCCTTCTGCATGCCATTCTATTTCATTAACCCCTCCGCCGCAGCCTCCTATATGCCGCTGTTCGACAAATCCAATTTAGAGAAGTATTTCTACCCAGGTACCGCAGCAGTGGCCAACCCGTTCCCCTTGCTTTACCCCGGACTCCCCGCGCAAGCAGCCGCGGCTGCAGCATTTCCCGGCTTGTCATCCGCGCTGTCGCTGGATAAACGGTGCGTGTCGGCTCCCCTCTCTCAGAATAGCGAGTCAGCACCTCCAGACTTTGACTCCTCGAACGAATCGTGCTCACCTGCGGCAAACGAGGACAGTTTGGATGACGAAAACCCAGACGAGTCCCCAGAGACGGAAAACGGATCGACATAA
- the rassf8b gene encoding ras association domain-containing protein 8b codes for MELKVWVDGVQRIVCGVTEATTCQEVVIALAQAIGRTGRYTLIEQWRETERHLAPQENPVVSLNKWGQYACDVQLVLRRTGPSLSERPTSDGAARGPARGLYRQSLPPLAKLRPPGAAVAAGDRDRSLRRKEPKRKSLTFTGGAKGLMDIFGGRSREAEAKLRALNGQNAAAGPREELARLVRLQKDKLQLLERRLEGCEAELRGWAELGGGGGAGSGPALEEEILRLERHARRNEAEIEEEEFWENELQIEQENEKQLQERLQELRARVQECEAKLGDYLARVRGMEAGLEAERLQLEMQEAQQVDEEELRAKVQKVQAELELQAQHTTRLESSYRAVERSLGQSSKRLQEKEQELEQLTKELRQVNLQQFIQQTGTKVTVLPAVLSEEEAMHLATDLPLQSDSLKRPGSSRQLPNDLRVLQNPLSSGFNPEGIYV; via the exons ATGGAGCTGAAAGTGTGGGTCGATGGCGTCCAGCGGATCGTCTGCGGCGTCACCGAGGCGACCACCTGCCAGGAAGTGGTCATTGCCCTGGCTCAAGCCATTG ggcGCACCGGGAGGTACACACTGATCGAGCAGTGGCGTGAGACGGAGCGGCACCTGGCCCCGCAGGAGAACCCCGTGGTCTCGCTCAACAAGTGGGGCCAGTACGCCTGCGACGTGCAGCTGGTGCTGCGGCGCACGGGGCCCTCCCTCAGCGAGCGGCCCACCTCCGACGGGGCCGCCCGGGGCCCCGCCCGCGGCCTGTACCGCCAGAGCCTCCCGCCGCTGGCCAAGCTGCGGCCGCCCggcgccgccgtcgccgccggcGACCGCGACCGCTCGCTCCGGCGCAAGGAGCCCAAGCGCAAGTCGCTCACCTTCACGGGCGGGGCCAAGGGCCTGATGGACATCTTTGGGGGGAGGAGCCGGGAGGCGGAGGCCAAGCTGCGGGCGCTGAACGGGCAGAACGCGGCGGCGGGCCCGCGGGAGGAGCTGGCCCGCCTGGTGCGCCTGCAGAAGGAcaagctgcagctgctggagcGGAGGCTGGAGGGCTGCGAGGCGGAGCTTCGGGGGTGGGCGGagctcgggggcgggggcggagccggctCGGGCCCGGCTCTGGAGGAGGAGATCCTGCGTCTGGAGCGCCACGCCCGGCGGAACGAGGCGGAGatcgaggaggaggagttcTGGGAGAACGAGCTGCAGATCGAGCAGGAGAACGAGAAGCAGCTCCAGGAGAGGCTCCAGGAGCTCCGCGCCCGGGTGCAGGAGTGCGAGGCCAAGCTGGGCGACTACCTGGCCCGCGTGCGGGGCATGGAGGCCGGCCTGGAGGCCGAGCGGCTGCAGCTGGAGATGCAGGAGGCCCAGCAGGTGGACGAGGAGGAGCTGAGGGCCAAGGTGCAGAAGGTCCAGGCCGAGCTGGAGCTGCAGGCCCAGCACACAACCCGGCTGGAGAGCAGCTACAGGGCCGTGGAGAGGTCGCTCGGACAGTCCAGCAAGAGGCTACAG gagaaggagcaggagctggaaCAGCTGACTAAGGAGCTGAGGCAGGTGAACCTGCAGCAGTTCATCCAGCAGACGGGCACCAAGGTCACCGTCCTGCCCGCGGTGCTGAGCGAGGAGGAGGCCATGCACCTGGCCACAG ACCTGCCCCTGCAGTCTGATTCGCTGAAGCGCCCCGGCTCCTCCCGCCAGCTGCCCAATGACCTGCGAGTGCTGCAGAACCCCCTGTCGTCAGGATTCAACCCCGAGGGCATCTACGTCTAA